One genomic segment of Bremerella sp. JC817 includes these proteins:
- a CDS encoding PQQ-binding-like beta-propeller repeat protein: protein MNISDFIDLIEAHDYMADNQIASIRRQLSTGTLDMSIEELVRFLLEKQRLTKYQAKKLLAEARSGVTADSLPVSDARRRAQEKWVSADPVEDEIAEIGADDMVALDDFPTSEGGLGGDPFGLGGADEAAAEDDPFGEKGDGEPEDKKKKGHKKKTSRANPWDSPLLLIGGSSLILMLLVGALLYFWLAFDSGDEMFQAAEKSYRGGSYVQAAAEYDKFVKRFPDHPSAPLAEVRLGMAALWNAVEGGSNWESALTTTQTVLPEINQLPAFEEARPELASILPEIATGLAENAQKSGAVDEKERLANLADEAMALVNDPVYMPTSMRETQQQKIETIAMNLVRVRRDVDRDRARNEALTQIEANTANGKFQEVYQLRRTLLDSYPALRTDEGLVAAVSKAAMTLADQVKPIETFPMAIAGDADMANPLAQVTYVQREPMLPASEDSEVVTFRLDGAAYAIELDSGRMLWRRYVGMAENAQAVSWVADDGQPMVALIDAAEGQLLAINARTGKVAWRQEFASTLFRPKVFENALLAVEADGKVWKLSKETGEVMKAVQLPQKVSAPLGMLADVSAVFAVAEHSNLFVLSPDDLSCTEVVPIGHETGAIPVEPTGTLRHMFLFENAGLEYSFVHVFNVNAAGGEAKLVQDVVRQSGQILVPPIISDSRLIATNDRGEVLVYEVNTAAKEVPARLVAATKSDSSEPIIGFAAVDRGMLWVCGRRMTRYVMQLSRGSVVRKMVDHDGDTFVAPPLIRGDQIISARRNPDADGFVVQAQRIGGNRLDKIWKTTVGAPTAGQAFELKGAPTPLVVTTRGSVFPLPKGKLGSIEILDNPELKLDVTTQNYQFASGDKVDDTTHVFYPPDGQNRALTIGMGGGKVISRIVSWEIPVTPRATVPSVWNQQVLVPTKMGQIMVVDPKTGAADVQPFQPKLEFGELIQWSSPANVAGSVPSVVLSDGKARMFRLGVETSPEPYLTALDQIELEEPMTGPIAAAGLMLVGVGAKDGQEYLRLFQLPELAEQEPIAIAGDVVWAPHAVDGRVYCATSEDGLVAIRDDFSVAWKCPLEGRTMASTPIMVGNMLAVSFSQGELWLINAETGQPTSQFDIGEPLGEGISYFNGELWAHGFDGTLHGIPVEDLIQ, encoded by the coding sequence ATGAACATTTCGGACTTTATCGATCTGATCGAAGCCCACGACTACATGGCGGACAATCAAATTGCCTCCATTCGTCGTCAGCTCAGCACGGGCACTCTCGACATGTCGATCGAGGAGTTGGTGCGGTTTCTGCTCGAGAAGCAGCGGCTGACCAAGTATCAGGCCAAAAAGCTGCTGGCCGAAGCCCGCTCGGGCGTGACCGCCGACTCGCTACCGGTCAGCGATGCTCGTCGACGTGCTCAAGAGAAATGGGTTTCTGCCGATCCGGTGGAAGACGAAATCGCCGAGATCGGTGCCGACGACATGGTCGCGCTCGACGACTTTCCGACTTCGGAAGGTGGCTTGGGAGGCGATCCGTTTGGCCTGGGTGGTGCTGACGAAGCAGCCGCGGAAGATGACCCGTTCGGCGAAAAAGGTGACGGCGAACCGGAAGACAAGAAAAAGAAGGGTCACAAAAAGAAGACCAGCCGAGCCAATCCGTGGGATTCGCCCCTGCTGCTGATCGGTGGAAGCAGCTTGATCTTGATGCTGCTGGTCGGTGCCCTGCTCTACTTCTGGCTGGCATTCGATAGCGGCGACGAAATGTTCCAGGCCGCCGAAAAGAGTTACCGCGGTGGCTCGTACGTGCAAGCCGCTGCCGAGTACGACAAGTTCGTCAAACGCTTCCCCGACCACCCCAGTGCACCGCTGGCGGAAGTTCGCCTTGGGATGGCTGCCCTGTGGAATGCCGTGGAAGGTGGCAGCAACTGGGAATCGGCCTTAACCACGACACAAACCGTGTTGCCGGAAATCAATCAGCTTCCGGCGTTCGAGGAAGCTCGACCGGAGTTGGCTTCGATCTTGCCGGAGATTGCCACCGGCTTGGCCGAAAACGCTCAGAAGAGTGGCGCCGTCGACGAGAAAGAACGTCTTGCTAACCTGGCGGACGAAGCGATGGCGTTGGTCAACGATCCGGTTTACATGCCGACCTCGATGCGTGAAACGCAGCAGCAGAAGATCGAAACGATCGCCATGAACCTGGTGCGTGTCCGCCGCGATGTCGATCGCGACCGAGCCCGCAACGAAGCACTCACGCAAATTGAAGCCAACACGGCCAATGGCAAGTTCCAGGAAGTGTATCAACTTCGTCGAACTTTGCTCGATTCGTACCCTGCCCTGCGAACTGACGAAGGTTTGGTCGCGGCGGTGTCGAAAGCGGCAATGACACTGGCAGATCAGGTCAAGCCAATCGAAACCTTCCCGATGGCGATCGCCGGCGACGCCGATATGGCCAATCCGTTGGCTCAAGTCACGTACGTTCAACGAGAGCCGATGCTGCCTGCCTCGGAAGACTCGGAAGTAGTTACCTTCCGTCTCGATGGTGCGGCTTATGCCATCGAACTCGATTCGGGACGCATGCTGTGGCGACGCTACGTGGGCATGGCCGAGAACGCTCAAGCGGTTTCGTGGGTGGCCGACGATGGCCAACCGATGGTCGCTTTGATCGACGCTGCCGAAGGGCAACTGCTGGCGATCAACGCTCGCACCGGCAAAGTGGCATGGCGGCAAGAGTTCGCCAGCACACTCTTCCGCCCCAAGGTGTTCGAGAACGCATTGCTGGCGGTCGAAGCGGACGGCAAGGTCTGGAAGCTCTCGAAAGAGACCGGCGAAGTGATGAAGGCGGTCCAGTTGCCGCAGAAAGTTTCGGCTCCGCTGGGGATGCTGGCCGATGTCAGCGCCGTGTTTGCCGTCGCCGAGCATTCGAACTTGTTCGTGCTTTCGCCTGATGATTTGAGCTGCACCGAAGTGGTGCCGATCGGTCACGAAACAGGGGCGATTCCCGTCGAACCCACCGGCACGCTGCGGCATATGTTCCTGTTCGAGAACGCCGGGCTGGAATACAGCTTCGTGCATGTCTTCAATGTGAACGCCGCCGGTGGCGAGGCAAAGCTGGTTCAAGATGTCGTTCGCCAGTCGGGACAGATCCTCGTTCCTCCGATCATTTCCGATTCGCGATTGATCGCGACCAACGATCGCGGCGAAGTGCTCGTTTACGAAGTGAACACCGCTGCCAAGGAGGTTCCGGCTCGATTGGTCGCGGCCACGAAGTCGGATAGTTCGGAACCAATCATCGGTTTCGCTGCGGTCGATCGCGGCATGCTGTGGGTGTGCGGTCGCCGCATGACCCGTTACGTGATGCAGCTCTCGCGAGGTTCGGTCGTCCGAAAGATGGTCGATCACGACGGCGACACGTTCGTTGCTCCGCCGCTGATTCGTGGCGATCAGATTATCTCGGCTCGACGTAACCCCGACGCCGATGGCTTCGTGGTGCAGGCTCAACGGATCGGAGGCAATCGGCTCGATAAGATCTGGAAGACCACTGTCGGCGCTCCAACGGCTGGCCAAGCCTTCGAGCTGAAGGGAGCCCCAACCCCGCTGGTCGTCACGACCCGGGGAAGTGTTTTCCCGCTGCCAAAAGGTAAGCTCGGATCGATTGAGATCCTCGATAATCCAGAGCTGAAGCTGGACGTCACCACGCAGAACTATCAGTTTGCTTCCGGTGACAAAGTCGACGACACAACCCACGTCTTCTATCCGCCTGATGGCCAGAACCGAGCGTTAACCATCGGCATGGGTGGTGGCAAAGTGATTTCGCGAATCGTGAGCTGGGAGATCCCGGTTACGCCGCGAGCCACGGTCCCCTCGGTTTGGAATCAACAAGTGTTGGTGCCTACCAAAATGGGACAGATCATGGTGGTCGATCCAAAGACCGGCGCTGCCGACGTGCAGCCGTTCCAGCCGAAGCTGGAGTTCGGCGAACTCATTCAATGGTCGTCGCCAGCGAATGTGGCCGGCTCGGTTCCTTCGGTCGTGCTGAGTGACGGTAAAGCGAGAATGTTCCGCCTCGGCGTCGAGACGAGCCCCGAGCCTTACCTGACCGCGCTCGATCAGATTGAACTGGAAGAGCCGATGACCGGGCCGATCGCCGCCGCCGGACTGATGCTGGTGGGCGTCGGAGCGAAGGATGGCCAAGAGTATCTGCGGTTGTTCCAACTGCCGGAACTCGCCGAACAAGAGCCGATCGCCATCGCGGGCGACGTTGTCTGGGCACCCCATGCCGTCGATGGTCGCGTTTACTGTGCGACCTCGGAAGATGGCCTGGTCGCGATCCGAGATGACTTCTCGGTCGCTTGGAAATGTCCGCTGGAAGGTCGCACGATGGCCAGCACCCCGATCATGGTCGGCAATATGCTGGCCGTTTCGTTCAGCCAGGGAGAGCTTTGGTTGATCAACGCGGAAACGGGGCAGCCAACCTCGCAGTTCGATATCGGCGAACCGCTGGGCGAAGGCATTTCGTACTTCAACGGCGAACTGTGGGCACACGGTTTCGACGGAACCCTTCACGGCATTCCAGTGGAGGATCTGATCCAGTGA
- a CDS encoding ABC transporter substrate-binding protein: MKSLTQQTSVLTWLALFGLLGTSMVFAQEEKPKEEKIPVEMTKPLLERQPYDLVLVDTAKDGKPVRIKPQVFPGGRPPSGTPTGNLTIELVDVPGRQFAISWRNVKRYQQFPQLLLDEARSQLQAKDFDLSFRYLQRLKNEYANYPGIDAILEELLVQNALERFQSGALDEALGMLEEARRKYPNRRNLDTSIQSVGQRLVQGQIDAENWESARQLIDRFEKLYGKAFEESINKWRAEIAQRAESEMKIARQQIQQKDYRSALSATEMALSIDPEIPNGKEQLNELIRRYPQVRIATLAPGEATPPHSTLTLSGRRNKRLIYRDLSEIVGYGPEGGEYISPFGTMLRPTDRFEMTVVMRDRLTPVTGFDLSRQLQDPASQNDPIVARLTPLIEDLAVREVRQVDLRLRLPHVRPEALFGFVPRKGDVSKFPVPQNGPFREATFQDEGHAFVPAEDFKASAKLPPSEIQMLPFASSADAMSALNAGEVHMVDRLDPATAKQLLVETPDDLVVDHYRAPTMHILVPNLDNPYLQNRDFRRGVLYGINRQDILHSRLLAGEDLEGCAVVSAPIPVGMNLEDPVAYGYDPSIEPREYAPQMSIALRAIASGEMRKQAEELKQALIPLDKLVIGHPNSEISSQTCLSIAQYLKRIGLPCELKVVSPEITSPAEAGVDLLYAEIQIAEPLIDVPRMFDQYVPLVHQRQYFQLALRQLGESQSWQEVRERFWSLHRLAHDDLLILPLFQTQDYFVYRRSLGGVGYQPISLFQQVERWDVAPALDVVKN, from the coding sequence GTGAAATCGCTCACCCAACAAACAAGCGTTCTCACCTGGCTGGCTCTGTTCGGGCTGCTGGGGACCAGCATGGTCTTCGCCCAGGAAGAGAAGCCGAAAGAAGAGAAGATCCCGGTCGAAATGACCAAGCCGCTACTCGAACGCCAGCCGTACGATCTGGTGCTGGTCGACACGGCTAAAGATGGTAAGCCGGTGCGGATCAAACCGCAGGTCTTTCCTGGCGGTCGCCCTCCAAGCGGAACCCCAACCGGCAACCTGACGATCGAATTGGTCGATGTTCCTGGACGTCAGTTCGCGATCTCGTGGCGAAACGTCAAACGCTATCAGCAGTTCCCGCAGTTGCTGCTCGACGAAGCACGTTCGCAACTTCAGGCAAAGGACTTCGACCTTAGCTTTCGCTATTTGCAGCGGCTGAAGAACGAATACGCCAACTACCCAGGCATCGATGCGATCTTGGAAGAGTTGCTCGTGCAGAATGCCCTCGAACGATTCCAGTCTGGGGCACTCGATGAAGCGCTCGGCATGCTGGAGGAAGCTCGCCGAAAGTATCCGAATCGACGTAATCTCGACACGTCGATTCAAAGTGTTGGCCAACGTCTCGTTCAAGGGCAGATCGATGCCGAGAACTGGGAATCGGCCCGGCAATTGATCGACCGGTTCGAGAAGCTTTACGGCAAGGCGTTTGAGGAGAGCATCAACAAGTGGCGGGCCGAAATCGCTCAGCGAGCCGAGTCCGAAATGAAGATCGCTCGCCAACAGATCCAGCAAAAAGATTACCGCTCGGCCTTGAGTGCGACGGAAATGGCACTCTCGATCGATCCGGAGATTCCTAACGGTAAAGAGCAACTCAACGAGTTGATCCGGCGTTATCCGCAAGTCCGAATCGCCACGCTTGCTCCTGGGGAAGCGACCCCACCGCACTCGACGTTAACGCTCAGTGGTCGCCGCAACAAACGGCTGATCTATCGCGATCTTTCCGAGATCGTCGGCTATGGACCGGAAGGTGGTGAATACATCTCGCCATTCGGAACGATGCTGCGGCCGACCGATCGTTTCGAGATGACGGTGGTCATGCGTGATCGTTTGACGCCGGTCACCGGCTTCGATCTTTCGCGACAACTGCAAGATCCCGCCTCGCAAAACGATCCGATCGTCGCGCGACTGACGCCACTGATCGAAGACCTTGCCGTGCGTGAGGTTCGCCAGGTCGATCTGCGATTGCGATTGCCGCACGTTCGCCCGGAAGCGTTGTTCGGGTTCGTCCCTCGCAAGGGAGATGTCTCGAAGTTCCCGGTGCCGCAGAACGGACCGTTTCGCGAAGCGACCTTCCAAGATGAAGGGCATGCCTTTGTGCCGGCTGAAGATTTCAAAGCTTCCGCCAAGTTGCCGCCGAGCGAGATCCAGATGCTCCCCTTTGCATCTTCAGCCGATGCCATGTCGGCGCTCAACGCGGGCGAAGTTCACATGGTCGACCGACTCGATCCGGCGACCGCCAAGCAGTTGCTGGTCGAAACGCCGGATGACCTGGTGGTCGATCACTACCGGGCACCAACCATGCATATTCTGGTGCCGAACCTCGATAACCCTTACCTACAGAATCGCGACTTCCGCCGTGGTGTGCTGTACGGAATCAATCGGCAAGACATCCTGCATTCGCGATTGCTGGCCGGCGAAGATCTGGAAGGATGTGCCGTGGTGAGTGCACCGATCCCGGTCGGGATGAACCTGGAGGACCCGGTCGCGTATGGTTACGATCCGTCGATCGAACCTCGCGAATACGCACCGCAGATGAGTATCGCCCTCCGCGCGATTGCATCCGGCGAGATGCGAAAGCAGGCCGAAGAGCTCAAGCAAGCGTTGATCCCGCTCGACAAACTGGTGATTGGTCACCCGAACTCCGAGATTTCGAGCCAAACCTGCTTGTCGATTGCTCAGTACCTGAAACGGATCGGTCTGCCATGCGAACTGAAGGTGGTTAGCCCTGAAATCACCAGCCCGGCCGAAGCAGGCGTCGATCTGCTGTACGCAGAAATTCAAATCGCCGAGCCACTGATCGATGTGCCGCGGATGTTTGATCAGTACGTGCCATTGGTGCATCAACGACAATACTTCCAACTGGCACTTCGCCAACTTGGCGAATCGCAAAGTTGGCAGGAAGTTCGCGAGCGTTTCTGGTCTTTGCATCGATTGGCTCACGACGACTTGTTGATCCTGCCACTGTTTCAAACGCAAGATTACTTCGTCTACCGGCGCTCGCTGGGGGGCGTTGGTTATCAACCCATCAGTCTGTTCCAGCAGGTCGAACGCTGGGATGTCGCCCCTGCACTGGACGTGGTGAAGAATTGA
- a CDS encoding serine/threonine-protein kinase yields MKTLREGSLKHEFSDDELSEFMVNSKLLTQYQADQLSKGLSKLTLGPYVITDWIGQGGMGQVFKAEHNFMGREVAIKVLPQQRSTPEAIGRFLREIRMQAQLDHANLVRAYDAGQDGNVHFLVTEYVPGTDLRRLVRAKGHLNQHQAASIVSQAARGLAYAHEKKLIHRDVKPGNILVTRDGTSKVSDLGLADFMNDNSEESKLGKIVGTIDYLAPEQIRDPHDVSAKWDIYSLGCTFYYALTGKVPFPGGNVKDKARRHCEEPPLHPHRFNPNIDRELVEIIAEMMEKDPLRRIASASEVVARLEPWASDHRATDFTGQPIKSAWQPPPPVYTGVESARLNDTEVGSNVYELSESGSEQPSQYSQSTVQSLMADQDTKTIRDSRRSGTIPPPIPIVTRYTRREKQLIMALVFGLPASAIFGAIVAYVATIISQ; encoded by the coding sequence ATGAAGACGCTGCGCGAAGGCTCGCTGAAGCACGAGTTCTCGGACGACGAGCTTTCCGAGTTCATGGTCAACTCGAAGCTGCTCACCCAATACCAGGCCGATCAACTCTCGAAAGGCTTGAGCAAATTGACCCTTGGCCCTTACGTCATCACCGACTGGATTGGCCAGGGGGGCATGGGTCAGGTCTTCAAAGCCGAACATAACTTCATGGGTCGCGAAGTCGCCATCAAGGTGCTTCCCCAACAGCGATCGACGCCAGAAGCGATCGGGCGGTTTCTCCGCGAGATTCGCATGCAGGCCCAGCTGGATCATGCCAACCTGGTGCGTGCTTACGACGCCGGTCAGGATGGTAACGTTCATTTTCTGGTGACCGAATATGTTCCCGGGACCGACCTTCGCCGGCTGGTACGTGCCAAAGGGCATTTGAATCAGCACCAGGCAGCCAGCATCGTATCCCAGGCAGCTCGCGGTTTGGCCTATGCCCATGAAAAGAAGCTCATTCACCGCGACGTCAAACCAGGCAACATCCTGGTGACTCGTGACGGCACCTCGAAGGTTTCGGACCTTGGGCTGGCCGACTTCATGAATGACAATTCCGAGGAATCGAAGCTTGGCAAGATTGTCGGCACGATCGATTACCTCGCCCCCGAACAAATTCGAGACCCGCACGACGTTTCGGCCAAGTGGGACATCTACTCGCTCGGCTGTACCTTCTATTACGCACTGACCGGCAAGGTTCCTTTCCCGGGCGGCAATGTGAAGGACAAGGCACGACGTCACTGTGAAGAGCCGCCGCTCCATCCGCATCGGTTCAATCCGAACATCGATCGCGAGCTGGTCGAAATCATCGCCGAGATGATGGAGAAAGATCCTCTCCGTCGTATTGCGTCCGCCAGCGAAGTAGTGGCCCGGCTCGAACCGTGGGCTTCCGATCATCGCGCGACCGACTTCACCGGGCAACCGATCAAATCGGCCTGGCAGCCGCCGCCGCCCGTTTATACCGGAGTCGAATCGGCGCGATTGAACGATACCGAAGTTGGCTCGAACGTCTACGAATTGTCGGAATCGGGTTCGGAACAACCGAGTCAGTATTCGCAGTCGACGGTTCAATCGTTGATGGCCGATCAAGACACGAAGACGATTCGTGATTCACGAAGATCGGGCACCATTCCGCCACCAATTCCGATCGTCACGCGGTATACCCGTCGCGAGAAGCAATTGATCATGGCGCTCGTATTTGGGCTGCCAGCCTCGGCCATCTTTGGGGCAATCGTCGCTTACGTCGCGACGATTATCAGCCAATAG
- a CDS encoding RluA family pseudouridine synthase, giving the protein MPPLEVLYEDNHLIAIAKPADLPTMGVSDGEESAVTQVKAYLKEKYDKPGNVFLGVVSRLDRMVTGVLIFARTSKAAKRLSEQFRARSTEKTYRAIVSGTGVVETGTLRDWIRKDEKNHRMVASRNQVGDGQKAELEIDSVEEAQRGYLLKIKLITGRKHQIRVQLASRRLPILGDRKYGSPDPFPEGIALHAAQLVLQHPVTRQNLTISSPIPSSWRKFL; this is encoded by the coding sequence TTGCCTCCCTTAGAAGTCCTTTACGAAGATAACCACCTCATCGCGATTGCGAAACCAGCGGACCTGCCCACCATGGGGGTCAGCGATGGCGAAGAGAGCGCGGTCACCCAGGTCAAAGCTTACTTGAAGGAGAAGTATGACAAACCTGGCAACGTGTTCTTAGGCGTCGTTAGCCGATTGGACCGGATGGTGACCGGCGTGTTGATTTTCGCGCGAACTTCGAAGGCAGCCAAGCGTCTCAGCGAACAGTTCCGGGCTCGCTCGACCGAGAAGACCTATCGCGCGATCGTTTCCGGTACGGGAGTCGTCGAAACGGGAACCCTTCGCGATTGGATTCGTAAAGACGAAAAGAACCATCGCATGGTTGCCTCGCGAAATCAGGTTGGCGACGGGCAAAAAGCGGAGCTCGAGATCGATTCGGTCGAAGAAGCCCAGCGCGGCTATTTGCTGAAAATCAAATTGATCACCGGGCGAAAGCACCAGATTCGCGTGCAGCTGGCCAGCCGCCGCCTCCCTATATTAGGTGACCGAAAATATGGCAGTCCCGACCCGTTTCCAGAGGGAATTGCCCTACATGCCGCCCAACTGGTCCTTCAACATCCGGTTACTCGACAAAACCTGACCATCAGCAGCCCGATTCCCAGTAGCTGGCGGAAGTTCCTGTGA
- a CDS encoding nucleoside triphosphate pyrophosphatase has protein sequence MMANFAGSLILASQSPRRQLLLKEAGYDVTVIVPNDHAETPPRADESPRESVLRIAQEKAADVAPRVESGLILAGDTLAELNGQPLGKPRDRDHAREILQTLRGQDHYVWSAICLWRRPENHVLVDVDQTVVRMAALSDEAIEEYLDSGLWEGKAGAFGIQDRTGWVQIDEGSLSNVVGLPMELLSRMLIQMGESV, from the coding sequence ATGATGGCGAACTTCGCAGGCTCTCTCATTTTGGCCAGCCAATCTCCTCGACGACAACTCCTGTTAAAGGAGGCAGGCTACGATGTTACGGTAATCGTTCCGAACGATCATGCTGAAACGCCTCCTCGGGCAGACGAATCACCGCGGGAATCGGTTTTACGAATCGCTCAGGAAAAGGCGGCCGACGTCGCACCGCGGGTCGAGTCAGGCCTTATTCTAGCAGGCGATACGTTGGCAGAACTTAACGGCCAGCCGTTGGGCAAACCTCGCGATCGAGACCATGCTCGCGAAATCTTGCAGACCCTTCGCGGCCAGGATCATTACGTCTGGTCCGCCATTTGTTTGTGGCGACGCCCCGAAAACCATGTATTGGTCGACGTCGATCAAACCGTGGTGCGGATGGCAGCACTGTCGGACGAAGCGATTGAAGAGTATCTCGATTCTGGCTTGTGGGAAGGCAAGGCAGGTGCCTTCGGCATTCAAGATCGGACCGGCTGGGTGCAAATCGACGAAGGAAGTTTGTCGAATGTCGTTGGCTTGCCGATGGAACTTCTTTCGCGGATGCTGATTCAAATGGGCGAATCTGTTTGA
- a CDS encoding RNA polymerase sigma factor, with amino-acid sequence MNDPPPSITAENSILTQHAQAVWGVIVRILGNDGHDAADCLQQTFLEYVEHERKESVRSAAALLKRIATSRAIDLVRRRIRERNRTDLADLDETIATKSLLPGRQLEAEELREALREAITHLTNDQASVFILTAIEDLSHQEAAEVMGITVNHLGVLLHRARIMLREQLSEYAPRKRSVS; translated from the coding sequence GTGAACGATCCACCCCCTTCAATCACCGCTGAGAATTCAATTTTGACGCAGCATGCCCAAGCGGTGTGGGGCGTCATCGTGCGAATTCTAGGAAATGATGGCCACGACGCGGCCGATTGTTTGCAGCAAACATTTCTCGAATACGTCGAACACGAGCGAAAAGAATCGGTTCGTTCGGCGGCAGCTCTCTTAAAACGCATCGCCACAAGCCGCGCGATCGATCTCGTCCGCCGCAGGATTCGGGAGCGAAATCGCACGGATTTAGCCGACCTCGACGAAACCATCGCGACGAAGAGCTTGCTTCCAGGTCGTCAGCTAGAAGCGGAAGAACTTCGTGAAGCGTTACGCGAGGCAATTACCCACCTGACCAACGACCAGGCCAGCGTTTTTATTTTGACGGCGATCGAAGATCTTTCTCACCAAGAAGCGGCCGAAGTGATGGGGATCACCGTTAATCACCTCGGCGTGCTGCTTCATCGGGCGCGAATCATGTTGCGGGAACAGCTTTCGGAATATGCCCCCCGGAAAAGGAGCGTGTCATGA